A window of the Butyricimonas virosa genome harbors these coding sequences:
- the recR gene encoding recombination mediator RecR yields the protein MQSLSSKLLEKAVEQFASLPGIGRKTALRYVLHMLRQSPEEVKQFTDSITALKEAIKECQHCHNISDSDICEICSDPKRDAQTICVVENIKDIMSLEATGQYHGLYHVLGGIISPMDGIGPSDLHINTLLERVANPSVKEVIFALRATIEGDTTGYYIFKKLPRQDEITISTLAKGIAIGNDLEYTDELTLGRSLVNRVKFSLNG from the coding sequence ATGCAATCTTTATCTTCCAAACTATTGGAAAAAGCAGTAGAACAATTTGCTTCCCTTCCGGGAATCGGACGCAAAACAGCTTTACGTTATGTGTTACATATGCTTCGCCAAAGCCCCGAAGAAGTAAAGCAATTTACGGACAGCATTACCGCCTTGAAAGAAGCCATCAAAGAATGTCAACACTGTCACAACATTTCAGACAGTGACATCTGTGAGATCTGTTCCGATCCCAAACGAGACGCCCAGACTATATGTGTCGTGGAAAACATCAAGGATATCATGTCCCTTGAAGCCACCGGACAATACCACGGGCTTTACCATGTCTTAGGAGGAATCATCTCCCCCATGGACGGCATCGGTCCCTCCGATCTTCACATAAACACCCTACTGGAACGAGTAGCCAATCCTTCCGTGAAAGAGGTCATTTTCGCATTGCGGGCCACCATCGAAGGAGACACCACAGGATATTATATCTTCAAAAAACTCCCCCGTCAGGATGAAATCACGATTAGCACTCTTGCCAAAGGTATTGCCATCGGCAATGACTTGGAATATACCGATGAGCTCACACTCGGTCGCTCTCTAGTCAACCGGGTGAAATTCAGCCTAAACGGATAA
- a CDS encoding RagB/SusD family nutrient uptake outer membrane protein: MRKYITIVSLCLSVFLMSCDNYLDLVPKGESVLNTTDDYLGLVESMASEYPTGDFWYFSGDATWPYKNEIENYKYPLRSIAFLWDETEGLRQQHTVTSELYSKCYSRIANYNIVVENVNDAEGPLADKKLAMAQAKAMRAYNYFILVNTFAKPYVKETAATDNGIIIHKKFDLENESKQYSVQEVYDFIMEDLNAAIPDLPEKPLNEFRPSLAFGWALKAKVHLYKGELDSALNAGLEVLKSTYHKLWDMRPMYYDVVAELPFMDFMSTGWDSYAIHPKADPENLLYQFCNNDNGEPFPFWIRKETLDLFDKQNDLRYKTCISYSTPNRPTGESGARMFGSIQVKWNCGGMRLSEVYLIVAECYARLNDPVNAMKYLNEMYKYRVKNGTPELTAADADEALKQVRNERKRELMFTYNGFFDMRRFSVQLNETFTRTYINEAGETKELTLKPGSPLYVWPFPQNAMETSNLIQNTK, from the coding sequence ATGAGAAAATATATAACGATAGTAAGTTTATGCCTCTCGGTTTTTCTGATGTCTTGTGATAATTACTTGGATTTAGTGCCGAAAGGAGAGTCTGTGTTGAACACGACAGATGATTATCTCGGCTTAGTGGAGTCTATGGCCTCAGAATACCCAACAGGTGATTTTTGGTATTTTTCCGGGGATGCTACCTGGCCTTATAAAAATGAGATTGAAAATTATAAATACCCGTTGCGTTCGATCGCTTTTTTGTGGGATGAAACAGAAGGGTTACGACAACAACATACTGTGACGAGTGAACTTTATAGTAAGTGCTATTCCCGGATTGCAAATTATAATATTGTGGTGGAGAATGTGAATGATGCAGAAGGACCATTGGCTGATAAAAAGTTAGCCATGGCGCAGGCAAAGGCGATGCGAGCATACAACTATTTTATACTAGTGAATACTTTTGCAAAGCCTTACGTGAAGGAAACTGCTGCCACGGATAACGGGATTATTATTCATAAAAAATTTGATTTGGAGAATGAAAGTAAACAGTATTCCGTGCAGGAGGTGTATGATTTTATCATGGAGGATTTAAATGCGGCAATACCCGATTTACCAGAAAAACCGTTGAATGAGTTTCGGCCTAGTTTAGCTTTCGGTTGGGCCTTAAAGGCAAAAGTACATTTGTATAAAGGAGAATTGGATTCAGCTTTAAATGCTGGATTGGAAGTATTGAAATCAACTTATCATAAGTTGTGGGATATGAGACCAATGTATTATGATGTTGTAGCGGAATTACCTTTTATGGATTTTATGTCAACGGGTTGGGATTCATATGCAATTCATCCGAAGGCAGACCCCGAGAATCTGTTATATCAATTCTGCAATAATGATAATGGGGAGCCTTTCCCGTTCTGGATTCGTAAGGAAACATTGGATTTGTTTGATAAACAGAACGATTTGCGTTACAAAACTTGTATTAGTTATAGTACACCTAATAGACCGACGGGAGAAAGTGGGGCTAGAATGTTCGGGTCTATCCAGGTAAAATGGAATTGTGGAGGAATGCGTCTTTCGGAGGTGTATTTGATCGTTGCCGAGTGTTACGCTAGATTGAATGATCCGGTAAATGCAATGAAATATTTGAACGAGATGTACAAATATCGGGTAAAGAATGGAACTCCTGAATTGACGGCAGCTGATGCGGACGAGGCTTTGAAGCAAGTGCGTAATGAACGGAAGCGGGAGTTGATGTTTACTTATAACGGGTTCTTTGATATGCGTCGGTTCAGCGTGCAGTTGAATGAAACGTTTACTCGTACATATATCAATGAGGCAGGTGAAACGAAAGAGCTTACTTTGAAGCCGGGTTCTCCATTGTATGTATGGCCTTTCCCACAAAATGCAATGGAAACAAGTAACTTGATCCAGAATACAAAATAA
- a CDS encoding TlpA family protein disulfide reductase yields the protein MTRKICCVFLTLSVLIFIGAGCRDSKMATDAKVVFSNTLKGNFFFQPESKTAYDKVAADSTGKYQFVAEIQEPTFFRYVGVKQGFYSVYLTPGANVEIVESENGVEFKGDWAAENTFLAENRYIGISKEGIESYSAEWLEINSEEIKRLIAKLEASGLDNEFIHLQGLKYKYDFYNQLLFGPANAMMFAHMNIELPEHYYDFAQSMTFTDSAIVQIPKWFTVMLGVFERGEKEGWIEVSPEHYMEIYAKKIEDEKVRSLFLVKLLDHVLQKGYSDDFPVYIESVRPFITHAAALEELPSLEARYRASREAHKTILRGEMAPEFKAVDINGKEYSSADFKGKIQVLDFWFTGCIPCRAEMPYMEKLADDMQGENIVFIAMSVDTGDELMALWREMVKDKRGAELQLNLPGGFKSDLVKKYLIHGVPRIVIVDKEGKIVDANAKRPSDPKLRMLLERLI from the coding sequence ATGACACGTAAGATATGTTGTGTGTTTCTGACACTATCGGTCCTGATTTTTATCGGGGCCGGGTGTCGGGATTCGAAAATGGCAACTGATGCGAAGGTTGTTTTTAGTAACACGTTGAAGGGGAATTTCTTTTTCCAACCGGAAAGTAAAACTGCCTATGATAAGGTGGCGGCAGATTCAACCGGGAAATATCAGTTTGTAGCAGAAATTCAAGAACCGACTTTTTTCCGTTACGTGGGGGTAAAGCAAGGGTTTTATTCCGTGTACTTGACACCGGGAGCTAATGTGGAGATCGTTGAAAGTGAAAACGGAGTTGAGTTTAAAGGAGATTGGGCTGCAGAAAATACTTTTCTGGCTGAAAATCGATATATCGGGATCTCGAAGGAGGGGATTGAAAGTTATTCTGCCGAATGGTTGGAAATAAACTCAGAGGAGATTAAACGATTGATTGCAAAGTTGGAGGCGTCAGGGCTTGATAATGAGTTTATTCACCTTCAAGGTTTGAAATATAAATATGATTTTTATAATCAATTACTTTTCGGGCCGGCAAATGCTATGATGTTTGCACATATGAATATTGAGTTGCCGGAACATTATTATGATTTCGCCCAAAGTATGACTTTTACGGATTCGGCTATCGTGCAGATACCTAAATGGTTTACGGTTATGCTTGGTGTTTTCGAGCGTGGAGAAAAAGAGGGGTGGATTGAAGTATCCCCGGAGCATTACATGGAAATTTATGCGAAGAAAATTGAGGATGAGAAAGTTCGTTCGCTATTTTTGGTTAAATTGTTGGATCATGTTTTGCAGAAGGGGTATTCAGATGATTTTCCGGTTTATATTGAGAGTGTCCGGCCGTTTATTACACATGCAGCAGCATTAGAGGAATTACCTTCTCTTGAGGCTCGTTATAGAGCATCCCGTGAGGCTCATAAAACGATATTGAGGGGCGAGATGGCTCCAGAATTCAAGGCTGTCGATATAAATGGCAAAGAGTATTCGTCTGCTGATTTTAAAGGGAAAATTCAAGTGTTGGATTTTTGGTTCACGGGATGTATTCCGTGTCGTGCTGAGATGCCTTATATGGAAAAATTGGCCGATGATATGCAAGGAGAGAATATCGTGTTTATTGCGATGTCTGTGGATACAGGGGATGAGTTGATGGCTTTGTGGAGGGAGATGGTTAAAGATAAGAGAGGTGCGGAATTACAGTTGAATTTGCCGGGAGGTTTTAAATCGGATTTAGTGAAAAAATACTTGATTCATGGAGTTCCTCGTATCGTAATCGTGGATAAAGAGGGGAAGATTGTTGATGCAAATGCGAAACGTCCTTCGGATCCTAAATTGCGAATGCTATTGGAGCGATTGATTTAA